Proteins from one Anopheles nili chromosome 2, idAnoNiliSN_F5_01, whole genome shotgun sequence genomic window:
- the LOC128730780 gene encoding calumenin-B, with translation MFLTSVASVCLLFSYAVSAIPKPDENRVLDHDPLSHVKHYQNDEHNKQYDHEAFLGEDAKTFDQLEADESRRRLGLIVDKIDGDSDGFVNLSELKAWIQYTQRRYIDDDVNRQWKTHNPNNTEKVHWDAYRKNVYGFLDELASQETNHPNDEHFSYRVMMKRDRRRWSIADRDGDDELTRNEFTDFLHPEESIHMRDVVVTETIEDIDKDQDGKVSVEEYIGDMYRQGEQNEEEPDWVTHERETFSNFRDKNKDGFMDDQEVKDWITPADFDHAEAEARHLIYEADSDADEKLTKGEIIEKYDLFVGSQATDFGEALTRHDEF, from the exons ATGTTTCTAACATCGGTGGCAAGTGTCTGTCTATTGTTTAGTTATGCTGTGTCGGCAATCCCAAAGCCAGATGAAAATCGTGTATTAGATCATGATCCATTGAGCCATGTGAAACATTACCAGAATGATGAGCATAACAAACAGTACGATCACGAAGCATTTCTTGGTGAAGATGCCAAGACTTTCGATCAACTGGAAGCAGATGAAAGCAGGAGACGCTTAGG ACTCATTGTAGATAAAATAGATGGGGACAGTGACGGTTTTGTTAATCTCTCTGAGCTGAAAGCATGGATTCAGTACACGCAACGGCGCTACATCGATGACGATGTCAACCGACAATGGAAGACACACAATCCTAACAATACTGAAAAAGTTCACTGGGATGCATACAGGAAGAATGTATACGGTTTTCTAGACGAGCTCGCTTCGCAGGAAACGAATCATCCGAATGACGAACACTTTTCCTATCGAGTCATGATGAAACGCGATCGACGCCGCTGGAGCATTGCTGATCGAGATGGAGATGATGAGTTGACGCGAAATGAGTTTACCGATTTCCTTCATCCTGAAGAAAGTATCCATATGCGCGATGTTGTAGTGACCGAAACAATCGAAGATATTGATAAAGATCAAGATGGAAAAGTTTCAGTGGAAGAGTACATTGGGGATATGTATCGCCAAGGCGAACAGAACGAGGAAGAGCCGGATTGGGTGACTCACGAACGGGAAACATTCTCCAATTTTCG AGATAAAAATAAGGATGGTTTTATGGATGATCAAGAAGTGAAAGATTGGATTACTCCAGCGGATTTCGATCATGCTGAAGCGGAAGCGCGCCATTTAATTTATGAGGCTGATTCGGATGCGGATGAGAAACTTACTAAGGGagaaattattgaaaaatacgaTTTATTTGTTGGATCACAAGCTACTGATTTCGGTGAAGCACTGACGCGGCATGATGAATTCTAA
- the LOC128725160 gene encoding telomere-associated protein RIF1 → MTAFNHLMPGREHREALRNAIQYKMYEDIDHILLEIEKVCQCSTVKVITDKKSTIDQDELKFWLVDVGRLMFDERSTNTRRLALNALDAAASYIVTTNYQEHSKWPELRGILSKEYTCLLDTARSEKDPNWHRVWSVLVRIVNRDLCQGSSIINMFLSIVEAGFRSPELSIREQSFDCWRLLVEIFAKNKQINILKRVKLICIPLKSSKSKTEAIALKKFDIWWFLLCHLRSQLTSMVDTIFEPFIYFCFGPTFKTPLCYYFDESYQEYGAPGKMYQSIKQLSAIALIHLLGTVPDICKTLLNCPNNTDSKLPFSFETFSSENGLCISSLLFSMKSKLIIDSCIECTVLFAEMKHLDYLSLNRCLWNNLIDRIIEEKTIPKHEMLQWIKEDMDSLLKLCIRQKHDLPLRELLYDTILKIAESDLIVINIGHDSPDQLTFNYKMIMSLIIHPQLSCPASKTDQIIKRVFDLKRYIKNNNYWDMLKKTIQYMCYSNDENETNGYKFQTLNTQIYCLLGEQLIERIRVDVSSSEENQQTVINFLLYPLEYDHFLVIDTVKNMWINAYESILNNDKASCKFSNTFCEAIKAMTVAKYAYNLEVVADFFCIIFKTIPEKFDHSCPPIKILELFKDLTRKGFAYQSNFDRIQIMVCSFRKLLKKMNLTNVLTLILPIRNVINELISNVHGLAMTEVKETLHVLTKKITLNLSKELTEQPNEVKFNCKMLLTSLLDLPMSVKQEFKINDIKRCINICDYNSINKKTPTRNADKEDFVVINSVWKFKPESLTEHQREKMMEKRTDIPALYNDMSQSQDSFIIKPWAPNKNAILQKDLTNTSDKITPGTHVTASDIEKNSSDHIKLDQLRIDTVEGKSFNVMNLSDARTTRLKSGSKRIIESEKKRTGLSTIDLAAVTNKMVSPLSKKYLEDKMLIKCLLSPSKSPKKNEMGSSSQRTNVGVINEQRDCMSPKRNTSKGVHSSMFENQTGLTSPKVVRFSPVVVVEPITKLELFADTGINPNSHPVSSAMVSKENDEAHIRKNDEVFQLAANDLPESDIDQLSPAKNLDEQMKPLNKSPNRSIVSSPDRADVEERNADLLNNTLNISPISEEKNCSRTYTDDNGVPSSTDKKSSLRKITKEKESTDSPVQMSTNHRRTKASPNLETSDRSNTGSMKSRPLQQSPALAKTRSPSTTMIGLGGRGAQLINLIRNQHGDQSYRPNTPPQNASTPKGSILSEATSISMRKKAIAASVGSIEVNEISETTNENEEKYENVPPQYLVFSKVLPSPQASPASSILKRRHNLDDSVDDIETPVHKRKRVSFHDPPVSLTKEYIRQVEECRTSSVSRNIQLSSNIASSTDKTKFMMRRRSKSDSISELQNFTQKQTTTEINKTANLSCLQDVGRSGNKNDERSISPESLDESNFMMNDRTDNMSTLQVTTECMETEADKSESYKAKSVASKTNIQADSEDTFEQNTKDTEKVHGSFKELSFTCEEAVFEYVMKNYTLDDIVERYISAGKSLEKNKTVRVLTKELSSKMSDDPKMREIVLDELSERHSVEFLDHAIQENSNAKVCERLSLTVMIDHIFKQLHTSHGTHTNKGLVATLDEKEEDATKIVEYIYEKLFNLRNIELDGQTFDELRDRFVRHELANKTRLEIMSLLEEYFKTSNEEQC, encoded by the exons ATGACTGCATTTAATCATTTGATGCCTGGGCGAGAACATCGTGAAGCTCTACGTAATGCAATTCAGTATAAAATGTATGAAGATATTGATCACATATTGTTGGAGATAGAAAAAGTTTGCCAGTGTTCTACAGTAAAAGTTATTACTGACAAAAAATCTACAATTGACCAAGATGAACTAAAATTCTGGCTTGTCGATGTTGGACGCCTTATGTTTGATGAACGGTCAACGAACACCAGAAGACTGGCACTGAATGCCTTGGATGCCGCAGCTAGCTATATTGTTACTACTAATTATCAAGAACATTCAAAATGGCCAGAGCTCCGTGGAATTCTTAGCAAAGAATACACTTGCCTATTGGATACAGCTCGAAGTGAAAAGGATCCAAACTGGCATCGTGTGTGGTCGGTTTTAGTGCGTATCGTGAACCGTGACCTTTGCCAAGGATCGTCGatcataaatatgtttttatcaATAGTGGAAGCTGGTTTTAGGTCTCCAGAGTTGTCGATTCGTGAACAGTCGTTCGATTGTTGGCGATTATTAGTAGAGATTTTtgctaaaaacaaacaaatcaacattCTCAAACGAGTTAAGCTAATATGCATTCCTCTGAAAAGCTCGAAGTCTAAAACAGAAGCAATCGCATTGAAAAAATTTGATATCTGGTGGTTTCTGTTGTGTCATTTGCGATCGCAATTAACTAGTATGGTTGACACAATATTTGAACCATTCATTTACTTTTGCTTCGGACCGACATTTAAAACACCGCtttgctattattttgatGAATCATACCAAGAATACGGTGCTCCTGGTAAAAT GTATCAATCGATCAAACAGTTATCAGCCATAGCGTTAATACATTTACTTGGAACGGTACCCGATATCTGCAAAACATTGTTGAATTGCCCAAACAATACTGATTCGAAGCTACCCTTCTCATTTGAAACGTTCTCATCTGAAAATGGACTGTGTATAtcctctctccttttttctatGAAGTCGAAATTGATCATTGATTCGTGCATTGAGTGTACTGTGCTATTCGCAGAGATGAAACATTTGGACTATTTGTCGTTAAATCGATGCCTCTGGAATAATTTGATAGACCGaataattgaagaaaaaacgattCCAAAACATGAAATGTTGCAGTGGATCAAAGAGGATATGGATTCTCTGTTAAAGTTG TGTATTCGACAAAAACATGACTTGCCACTACGTGAATTACTGTATGATACTATTTTGAAAATAGCTGAAAGTGATTTAATTGTTATTAATATTGGGCACGATTCACCAGACCAATTGACGTTTAATTATAAAATGATTATGTCGCTAATTATTCACCCGCAGCTTTCATGTCCAGCAAG caaaacggatcaaataataaaacgtgtgtttgatttaaaaCGATACATCAAGAACAATAATTATTGGGATATGCTTAAAAAAACTATCCAATATATGTGCTACAGTAATGATGAAAACGAAACTAATGGGTATAAATTTCAGACTTTGAATACGCAAATTTATTGTCTTCTTGGTGAACAGCTTATTGAGCGAATACGAGTTGACGTTTCTAGTTCCGAGGAGAATCAACAAACAGTgataaattttttattataccCATTAGAATATGATCATTTCTTGGTTATCGACACTGTTAAAAATATGTGGATAAATGCTTACGAATCAATTCTAAATAATGACAAAGCATCTTGTAAATTTAGCAACACATTCTGTGAAGCAATCAAAGCCATGACAGTAGCAAAGTATGCTTACAATTTAGAAGTAGTAGCCGACTTTTTTTGCATCATATTCAAAACAATCCCCGAGAAATTTGACCATTCGTGCCCTCCAATTAAAATATTGGAATTATTCAAAGATTTAACACGAAAGGGCTTTGCATATCAATCTAACTTTGATCGGATACAAATAATGGTTTGCAGTTTTCGCAAAttgcttaaaaaaatgaatttaacgAATGTATTAACATTAATATTGCCTATAAGAAATGTTATTAATGAACTCATATCGAACGTACACGGGCTAGCTATGACAGAGGTAAAAGAAACACTACATGTGTTAACcaaaaaaattacattaaaCCTATCGAAGGAACTAACTGAACAGCCAAATGAAGTCAAGTTTAATTGCAAGATGCTGTTGACATCGTTATTAGACCTTCCCATGAGTGTAAAACAGGAGTTCAAAATCAATGATATTAAACGATGCATAAATATTTGTGACTACAACagtatcaacaaaaaaacacccactaGGAATGCTGATAAAGAAGACTTTGTCGTTATAAATTCCGTGTGGAAATTTAAACCTGAATCGTTAACTGAACATCAGCGTgaaaaaatgatggaaaaacgtACGGATATTCCTGCACTATACAATGATATGAGTCAATCACAAGATAGTTTCATTATAAAACCGTGggcaccaaacaaaaatgctaTTCTCCAAAAAGATCTAACAAATACTTCTGATAAGATTACACCAGGCACTCATGTTACGGCGTCAGATATTGAGAAAAATAGTTCTGATCATATAAAG CTTGATCAATTGCGAATAGATACAGTGGAAGGCAAAAGCTTTAATGTGATGAATTTGTCGGACGCAAGAACCACCAGATTGAAAAGTGGGTCGAAACGTATAatcgagagtgagaaaaa ACGAACAGGATTGTCGACGATTGATCTAGCTGCTGTTACAAACAAAATGGTTAGCCCTTTATCGAAAAAATATCTAGAAGATAAAATGTTGATAAAGTGTCTCTTAAGTCCTTCAAAATCAccaaaaaagaacgaaatggGATCTTCATCACAAAGAACGAATGTCGGCGTAATCAATGAGCAGCGCGATTGTATGTCTCCGAAACGTAATACTAGCAAAGGAGTCCATAGTTCaatgtttgaaaatcaaaCCGGATTAACTAGTCCGAAGGTTGTACGTTTCAGTCCCGTTGTTGTAGTAGAACCGATAACAAAATTAGAACTTTTTGCGGATACTGGAATAAACCCAAACTCTCATCCCGTCAGCTCAGCGATGGTATCCAAGGAAAATGACGAGGCTCACATCCGGAAGAACGATGAGGTTTTTCAGCTAGCTGCGAATGATTTGCCAGAGTCCGACATTGATCAACTCTCTCCGGCGAAGAATTTAGATGAACAAATGAAACCACTCAACAAATCACCTAATCGTAGTATAGTTTCATCACCAGATCGTGCTGATGTTGAAGAGCGAAATGCCGATTTACTCAACAATACATTGAATATATCTCCAAtatcggaggaaaaaaactgCTCACGAACATATACGGATGATAATGGAGTGCCAAGCAGCACAGACAAAAAATCTTCattaagaaaaataacaaaagaaaaagaatcgaCTGATTCACCAGTTCAAATGTCTACCAATCATCGTCGTACTAAAGCTAGCCCAAATTTGGAAACTTCGGATAGATCAAATACTGGATCGATGAAAAGTCGACCTCTACAACAATCCCCAGCACTGGCAAAAACGCGAAGTCCGAGCACCACTATGATAGGACTAGGTGGACGCGGTGCACAACTCATAAACCTGATTCGAAACCAACATGGCGATCAGTCGTATAGGCCAAACACTCCCCCTCAAAATGCATCTACTCCCAAGGGAAGCATTTTATCAGAAGCTACAAGTATATCGATGCGCAAGAAAGCCATAGCTGCTAGCGTTGGTTCTATCGAAGTAAACGAGATCTCGGaaacaacaaatgaaaatgaagaaaagtaTGAAAACGTACCTCCTCAATATCTTGTATTCTCCAAGGTCTTACCATCTCCGCAAGCATCGCCGGCAAGTAGTATACTAAAACGTCGGCACAATTTAGACGACAGTGTTGACGATATTGAAACACCGGTTCATAAGCGAAAACGAGTTAGTTTCCACGATCCACCTGTATCTTTGACCAAGGAATACATTCGGCAAGTCGAAGAATGTCGCACTTCATCTGTTAGTCGAAATATACAACTCTCCTCTAATATAGCATCATCGacggataaaacaaaatttatgatGCGTCGCAGAAGCAAGTCCGACAGTATTTCAGAACTACAGAACTTTACCCAAAAGCAGACAACAacagaaataaacaaaactgcGAATTTATCATGCTTGCAAGATGTTGGTAGGAGCGGGAATAAAAACGATGAGAGGTCTATTTCTCCGGAATCATTAGATGAAAGCAATTTCATGATGAATGATCGCACCGACAATATGTCCACGTTGCAAGTGACCACTGAATGCATGGAGACGGAGGCAGATAAAAGCGAATCCTATAAAGCAAAATCAGTTGCCTCTAAAACGAATATCCAAGCTGACTCGGAAGACACTTTTGAACAGAATACAAAGGATACGGAAAAGGTTCATGGATCATTTAAAGAGCTATCGTTTACTTGTGAAGAAGCAGTTTTCGAGTATGTCATGAAAAATTATACCCTGGATGACATTGTCGAGCGATATATTTCCGCTGGAAAATCGttagagaaaaacaaaactgtgcGAGTTCTCACTAAGGAATTATCATCAAAAATGAGTGATGATCCTAAGATGCGTGAGATAGTCCTTGATGAACTATCAGAACGACACTCGGTGGAATTTTTAGATCATGCCATACAGGAAAACTCCAACGCCAAAGTATGCGAACGTTTGTCACTAACAGTAATGATAGAtcatattttcaaacaattgcATACCAGCcatggcacacacacaaacaaaggaCTTGTAGCAACGTTGGACGAAAAGGAGGAGGATGCTACCAAAATAGTGGAatatatttatgaaaaattgtttaatttacgTAACATTGAGTTGGATGGACAAACATTCGATGAGCTTCGTGATCGTTTTGTGCGACATGAACTAGCAAATAAAACTCGGCTCGAGATCATGTCATTATTAGAGGAATATTTTAAGACATCTAACGAGGAGCAATGTTAA
- the LOC128731735 gene encoding patched domain-containing protein 3, protein MTCGISCVDNALNKSFFKLGLFIGRHPGYFLIVPVLLALLCMTGFQQIKYEIDPEYLFSPIRGEGKSERAIVESYFKVNYTHRFNVGRITRPGRFGRVIVISKDEHNKNLLRSEVWRELRLLDGVIQNATVHYDGETFTYREACARWENECFTNDILNLDKIIDEVEAGDLNLTFPVMFNPVTWDAHVFPVFFGGTQVSEDNLIISVPSLQLVYFVTADSKRQDARGAAWEEAFLEAVGYAEDNEVFKYITVARFASRTLDHELERNTRTVIPYFSSTFILMIAFSVITCMMGDVVRSKPWLGLMGNVSAVMATSAAFGLAMYLGIEFIGINLAAPFLMIGIGIDDTFVMLAAWRRTSVKLSVPERMGHMMSEAAVSITITSLTDMISFWIGILSPFPSVQIFCAYSGFAVCFTYLWHITFFAGCMAVSGHCEFKNLHAIFGYKVLPESVAIKENRSWLFRKLNTGGINREDPDNPIDNREHVLMAFFREKMACLLNKGWTKTIILVIFAAYLGGACFGLTKIKEGLERRKLSKADSYSVNFFDLEDEYYREFPYRIQVIVTGNLNYSDPHTQMQIEDLMQSLENTSYVTSPLYSESWLRSFISYVDRNNDYLNLTLDSEQAFIDALKEIWLFPANPFSLDVKFNEAGTEILASRFMIQAVNITDTNHEKVMVKDLRQICKESPLNATVFHPYFVFFDQFELVRPTSIQSMIVGALIMMLISFIFIPNFLCSLWVAFSIISIELGVAGYMALWDVNLDSISMINLIMCIGFSVDFTAHICYTYMSSKARTPDERVREALYSLGMPIVQGSISTILGVVALLLADSYIFLVFFKMVFLVIFFGAMHGLFLLPVLLSLFGPGSCTSRYRSEDDNKLSSVEKTYPHPYCISHPQLALTGAFGSKNFLGAPYKAYGEDKDLGIGTSGEDSSESSSSKSQRRQAIEDENTRRRYEEGWRRSTHNLTGQSQFQPMLDLYGQEAFWTKTTNKVPLKIANSRYGYDDMMLNGAPNQSSAKQQRSAEFELDRPDDRPNCRKSDDERFKSRYEDNRTFVDDETINDTDYQHTNRYYVYDTSHVKRLSNENVPAANKNNSSNTGFHHFHHGSNGSPANEHQTSNISRRKYSDESDKRRRHSDERRPRKFSPPEGIYKQNPHRSSSQHNLYYPRQPPQRTTSQTNLNQLRHMGDMRFP, encoded by the exons ATTTCAGCAAATAAAATACGAAATTGATCCAGAGTATTTATTCTCACCTATTCGGGGTGAGGGCAAATCGGAACGTGCCATCGTTGAGAGTTATTTCAAGGTTAACTATACGCACCGTTTCAACGTTGGCAGAATTACTCGACCGG GACGTTTTGGTCGAGTAATTGTCATCTCAAAGGACGAACACAATAAAAATTTGTTACGAAGTGAAGTTTGGCGGGAGTTACGACTACTAGATGGAGTAATACAAAATGCTACTGTTCACTATGACGGAGAAACCTTCACCTACCGAGAAGCATGTGctcgatgggaaaatgaatgttttaCGAACGATATTCTTAATTTGGATAAAATTATCGATGAa GTTGAAGCAGGTGACTTGAATCTTACCTTTCCAGTCATGTTCAATCCGGTAACGTGGGATGCGCATGTATTTCCGGTATTCTTTGGGGGAACACAGGTATCGGAAGATAATCTCATCATTTCAGTGCCATCGCTACAGCTGGTATATTTTGTAACGGCTGATTCGAAACGTCAGGATGCTCGTGGTGCAGCTTGGGAAGAAGCCTTCCTAGAAGCTGTTGGGTATGCGGAAGATAATGAAGTATTTAAATATATCACAGTTGCGCGTTTTGCTTCGCGGACTCTTGATCATGAACTTGAACGAAACACGAGAACTGTAATTCCATATTTTAGCTCAACATTTATTTTGATGATAGCATTCAG CGTCATTACATGCATGATGGGTGACGTGGTACGATCCAAACCGTGGCTAGGGTTGATGGGTAACGTGTCAGCTGTAATGGCAACCTCTGCTGCCTTTGGATTGGCCATGTATCTGGGCATCGAGTTCATCGGAATCAATTTGGCGGCACCGTTTCTTATGATTG GTATCGGGATCGATGACACCTTCGTCATGTTAGCAGCATGGCGACGAACGTCCGTGAAGCTATCCGTCCCGGAACGCATGGGTCATATGATGTCTGAGGCGGCTGTTTCTATCACTATCACCTCACTGACCGACATGATTTCTTTTTGGATTGGCATCCTAAGTCCTTTTCCGTCAGTTCAAATTTTCTGTGCTTACAGCGGCTTCGCTGTGTGCTTTACCTATCTGTGGCACATCACGTTCTTCGCCGGTTGCATGGCCGTTTCTGGGCACTGTGAGTTTAAAAATCTACATGCCATCTTCGGATACAAGGTTCTCCCGGAATCGGTTGCTATAAAAG aaaatCGATCGTGGCTCTTTCGAAAACTCAACACGGGTGGAATCAACCGGGAAGATCCTGATAATCCCATTGATAATCGTGAACATGTTCTGATGGCTTTCTTTCGCGAAAAAATGGCATGCTTACTAAACAAGGGATGGACCAAAACTATAATTTTGGTTATATTTGCTGCTTATCTGGGAGGTGCCTGTTTTGGTCTAACCAAGATCAAAGAAGGCCTGGAGCGTCGAAAACTTTCCAAAGCAGACTCGTACTCAGtaaatttttttgatttggAAGACGAGTACTATCGAGAGTTTCCATACCGTATACAGGTGATTGTCACTGGCAATCTCAACTACTCTGATCCTCATACGCAGATGCAAATTGAGGACTTGATGCAATCACTTGAGAACACCTCCTATGTCACTTCACCGTTATATAGCGAATCATGGTTACGGTCATTCATTTCATACGTAGATCGGAACAACGACTATCTAAATCTGACCCTAGATAGCGAGCAAGCGTTTATCGATGCACTGAAAGAG ATTTGGCTATTCCCAGCAAATCCCTTTTCGTTGGATGTTAAATTCAACGAAGCTGGCACAGAAATACTAGCATCACGTTTTATGATCCAAGCTGTAAATATTACGGATACAAATCACGAAAAGGTTATGGTGAAGGATTTAAGACAAATCTGCAAGGAATCCCCTTTGAACGCTACTGTTTTCCATCCATATTTTGTATTCTTTGATCAGTTTGAGCTCGTAAGGCCTACCTCGATACAGTCAATGATAGTCGGTGCACTGATCATGATGCTAATttcgtttatatttattcCCAACTTTCTCTGCTCATTGTGGGTCGCTTTTTCTATTATATCCATTGAGTTGGGTGTTGCTGGGTATATGGCTCTTTGGGACGTTAATCTGGACTCTATTTCCATGATTAATCTTATAATGTGCATCGGATTCTCCGTAGATTTTACCGCACACATTTGCTACACTTACATGTCCTCAAAAGCACGTACACCTGACGAGCGCGTGCGAGAAGCTCTCTACAGCCTGGGCATGCCAATAGTGCAGGGCAGCATTAGCACTATCCTTGGCGTAGTCGCGTTATTGCTAGCGGATAGCTACATCTTTCTCGTATTTTTCAAAATGGTCTTTTTGGTAATTTTCTTTGGCGCAATGCACGGCCTGTTTCTGTTGCCTGTGTTATTGTCCTTGTTTGGTCCAGGATCATGTACTTCACGCTATCGTTCAGAGGATGATAACAAGTTATCATCGGTGGAGAAAACATATCCACATCCTTACTGTATATCGCATCCGCAATTGGCCTTGACAGGGGCTTTTGGAAGTAAAAATTTCCTCGGTGCACCGTATAAAGCGTACGGAGAGGATAAAGATTTAGGCATTGGTACATCTGGAGAAGATTCAAGCGAAAGTTCAAGTAGCAAATCTCAGAGGCGCCAAGCAATTGAAGATGAAAATACACGACGACGCTACGAGGAAGGCTGGAGACGTTCGACGCATAACCTCACTGGACAGAGCCAGTTTCAGCCCATGCTTGATTTGTACGGACAAGAAGCTTTTTGGACTAAAACCACCAACAAAGTTCCATTGAAGATTGCAAACAGCCGATACGGTTACGATGACATGATGCTTAATGGCGCACCAAACCAATCTAGTGCCAAACAGCAACGATCAGCGGAATTCGAGCTCGATCGTCCGGACGATCGTCCTAATTGCAGGAAATCAGACGACGAACGCTTTAAATCGCGTTACGAAGACAATCGAACGTTTGTTGACGATGAAACGATTAATGATACCGATTATCAGCACACTAATCGCTACTACGTATACGATACCAGTCATGTGAAGCGACTTTCTAATGAAAACGTTcctgcagcaaacaaaaacaactcTAGCAATACTGGATTCCACCATTTTCACCACGGTAGCAACGGCAGTCCTGCGAATGAGCATCAAACGAGTAACATAAGCCGTAGAAAGTATTCCGATGAAAGTGACAAGCGTCGACGTCACAGTGACGAGAGACGTCctcgaaagttttccccaccGGAAGGAATCTACAAACAGAATCCGCATCGTTCATCATCTCAACATAATCTCTATTATCCACGACAACCACCCCAGCGGACCACGTCTCAGACTAATCTAAATCAACTGCGGCATATGGGCGACATGAGATTTCCGTAG